ATCGGGGACCGACGGCGTGGCCGCCCTGGCCGAGGCCTTCCTCAACGACGTCGGCGGCACCAGCGGCCCGCTCTTCGGACTCCTCTTCCAGCAATTGGCCACCGTGTTCTGGTCCGACGACCGGGTGCCTGACGCAGGGGCCGTCGCCGACGCAGCGCAATCCAGCCTCGCCGCGATCCACCGGGTCGGCGGAGCCGAGGTCGGCGACTGCACCCTCGTGGACGCACTCGCTCCCGCCATCGACGCCTTGGCCACGGCCGCCCGCGACGGCGCCGACAGCCCCTTCACCGCCGCCGCCGAGGCCGCCATCCAGGGAGCCCTGGGCACCGCGTCCCTCACCCCCCGGCGCGGCCGCGCCAGCTACGTGGGCCAGCACGCCATCGGCGTCCCCGACCCCGGCTCCTTCGGCGTGGCACTGCTGTTCACCGCGCTCGCCGGAGTCTACGAGCCGGCCACCGCCACGCGCCTGCCCGACCCACAGCGCATCACCTCGCGCTGACCCGGACCGGCGCGTGTCACGCCGACCACTGCACTGGCTCGGCACGGCATTCCCCGGCCACAAGACCCGCGCCCTGAACGGGCCTGAGTGTGCGATAGCGCCCTCAGGCCCGTTCTCTGCGTCCAAGTCAGCAAGCCGCCCAGGCAACGGATTTGCCAGCACCGCGACGCTCGAAGAGCGCCCTTGACCGCGCCACGGCGTCCGGTCAGTGGGTGGCGAGGAGTTCGAGCGTGTCGATCACGCGGTTGGAGAAGCCCCACTCGTTGTCGTACCAGGCGACCACCTTGACGTGACGGCCCTCGACGCGGGTGAGGGCCGAGTCGAAGATCGACGAGGCCGGGTTGCCGGTGATGTCGGAGGAGACGAGCGGGGCGTCGGAGTATTCGAGGACGCCGGCGAGCGGCCCCTCGGCCGCGGAACGGTAGGCCGCCAGCACGTCGTCGCGCGTCACGTCGCGGGCGACGGTGGTGTTGAGTTCGACGATCGAGCCCACCGGGACCGGTACGCGGATCGAGTCGCCGGACAGCTTGCCGTCCAGGTTCGGCAGCACCAGGCCGATCGCCTTGGCGGCGCCGGTCGTGGTCGGCACGATGTTGACGCCGGCGGCCCGGGCACGGCGCGGGTCGCGGTGCGGACCGTCCTGCAGGTTCTGCTCCTGCGTGTAGGCGTGCACCGTCGTCATGAAGCCGTGCTCGATACCGGCGAGTTCGTCGAGGACCGCAGCCAGCGGCGCGAGCGCGTTGGTGGTGCAGGAGGCATTCGAGACGACCGTGTGCAGGCCCGGGTCGTAGGCGTCCGTGTTGACCCCGAACGCGAGCGTGACGTCGGCACCGTCGGACGGCGCGCTGACGAGGACCTTGCGCGCGCCCGCGTCGAGGTGGGCACGGGCGGCCTTGGCCGAGGTGAAGCGGCCGGTGGCTTCGAGCACGATGTCGACGCCGAGTTCGGCCCACGGCAGCTGCGCCGGTTCGCGCTCGGCCAGCACCGTGATGCGACGGCCGTCGACGACGAGGGCGTTCCCGTCGACGGTCACCGGACGGCCGAGCCGACCAGCCGTGCTGTCGTAGGCGAGCAGCCTCGCGAGGGTGGCGGGCTCGGTGAGGTCGTTGACGGCGACGATCTCCAGGGGGCTGTCGCGCTCCAGGAGTGCGCGCAGCACGTTGCGTCCGATGCGGCCGAATCCGTTGATGGCGATGCGAGTCATGAATGAGGTCCCTTCCCTTCGCCACCAGGCTCGCCCCCGGCTCACGCCACTGCCAGTGGCGTGATCGCCACGGTTCGAAAGGATCCCGCCAAACGATGCCGGGGGGCTTACTCGCCTCGGGTGAAGGTGCGCCGGTACTCGCTCGGTGTGGTGCCCAGGATGCGCTGGAAGTGCAGGCGCAGGTTCGCGCCGGTGCCGAGCCCGACGTCGGCGGCGATCTGTTCGACGCCGAGCTCGGAACGTTCGAGCAGTTCGCGGGCCAGGTCGATGCGGGCGCGCGTCACCCACTGCATCGGCGTGTAGCCGGTCTCCTCGACGAAGCGCCGGGAGAACGTGCGCGGCGAGACCCCGGCCTGCCGCGCCAGTACGTCGAGAGTGAGGGGCTCGCCGAGGTGGTGCAGCACCCACTCACGGGTGGTGCCGAAGCGCTCGCCGAGCGGCTCGGGCACGCTGCCCGGCACGTACTGGGCCTGGCCGCCGCTGCGGTAGGGGGCCGCGACCAGGCGGCGGGCCGCGTGATTCGAGGCAGCCACTCCGAGGTCGCCGCGCAGGATGTGCAGGCACAGGTCGATGCCGGAGGCGGCGCCGGCCGAGGTGAGCACGCTGCCCTCGTCGACGAACAGCACGTTCTCGTCGACCTGGACGAGCGGATGCCTGGCCATGAGCGCCCGCGTGTAGTGCCAGTGCGTCGTGGCGCGCCTGCCGTCGAGCAGGCCCGTGGCGGCGAGCGCGAAGGCGCCCGTCGAGATGGCGGCGAGCCGCGCGCCCCGGTCGTGGGCGGCGATCAGTGCGTCGACGACGCGCTGCGGCGGGTCGTCGCGGTCCGGGTGCCGGTAGCCGGGGACGAAGACGATGTCGGCCCACGCAAGCGCGTCGACGCCGTGAGCGACGGAGTACGACAGGCCGTCGCCGCCGGTCACGAGACCGGGGGTCGCCCCGCACAGCCGCACCTCGTACGGCATGCTCGCGCGGGTCGTGAACACCTGCGCGGGAATGCCGACATCCAGCGGCTTCGCACCCTCGAGCACAAGGACGGCAACGCGATGCAAGGGGGAGGCTGGCACGGGAAAGAGGCTACGCGCGGGGCGTGGCTTCGATACGCCCACTGCGCGGACCGGGCAGACGACACCGGAGCGAATGCGGTCGAAGGGCTCGTTGGGAAGATCGCCATCTGCGCTGCCGTCGGGGTGACCGCAGGCGAAGTCCATGGCCGTAGTGAAGTGGCGGGCGCGTGTGTCGTGATCAATACAGCTAGGGCGTGCAGGGCGTCTCGGCGTTGAAGGCTGCGTCTTCGCGGTGTATTGCGTAGGCGATGAGGCTGTCGGACAAGGTTTCGCGTTCAGGCGTCCCACGGCGGCGGCCAGCAGAGCCAGCGTGCTGAGGCCGTTGGCGCGGACGTTCACAAGTACGCCGACACGAGGCGAGCGTTGTTGAGCTCAGGCTCCAAGAGCCGTGTGGAACGAGGCACCGCGCTCCGCCCCGGCTCGACCGCCCTACCCAACGCAGAGCTGAGGGGGCGCGGGTAGCTCAGGCGGGCAGTCTCGAGAGCTGATAGATGGACTCCATCTGGCGGATGGTGCCGCTCTTGGAGCGCATGACCAGCGAGCAGGTGGTGGCCCTTTCGGCTTCGTAACGCACTCCGCGCAGCAACTCGCCGTCGGTGATGCCGGTGGCGGCGAAGAACACGTTCTCCCCGCTGACGAGGTCGTTGGTGGTGAGCACCCGGTCCAGATCACGGCCGGCCTCCAGCGCCTTGTTGCGCTCCTGGTCGTCCTTCGGCCACAGCCGAGCCTGGATGACGCCGCCCAGGCATTTCATGGCGCAGGCCGCGATGATGCCCTCGGGTGTGCCGCCGACACCGAGCATCAGGTCCATGCCGGTGTCCTCGCGGGCGGCCATGATGGCACCGGCCACGTCGCCGTCCGAGATGAGCTTGATCCGGGCGCCGGCCTCCCGGACTTCCTCGACCAGGGTCTCGTGGCGGGGACGGTCCAGGATGACCACGGTGATGTCCTCGACCGCGCTGCCCTTGGCTTTGGCCACGCGGCGGATGTTCACCGCGGGCGGGGCGGTGATGTCGACATACGCGGCGGCCTGCGGGCCGGCCACCAGCTTGTCCATGTAGAAGACCGCGCTGGGGTCGAACATCGTGCCGCGTTCGGCCACCGCCAGTACCGACACCGCGTTGTTCATGCCCTTGGCCGTGAGCGTTGTCCCGTCGACCGGGTCCACGGCAACATCGCACTCGGCACCGGTCCCGTCGCCGATCCGCTCGCCGTTGAAGAGCATCGGGGCCTGGTCCTTCTCCCCTTCACCGATGACGACGACGCCGTTCATCGACACCGTACGCAGGAAGGTGCGCATGGCCTTGACGGCTGCGCCGTCGACGCCGTTCTTGTCGCTGCGGCCCACCCATCGGCCCGCTGCCATCGCGGCGGCCTCGGTGACCCGGACGAGTTCGAGCGCAAGGTTGCGGTCCGGTTTCTCGGGACCTGCCTCCGGGGTGGCGGGCAGTTCGGAGTTCTGGGCAGCCATCGATGACCTCTCTCTGTGTGCTCGAGGGTAGGGACCCCGGCGGCCGGTGCACGCAGATGCCTGGGGTCCGGGTGTCCGAGCAAGGTGGGGGTAGGGGGGTGTTGGAAGGGGCGCTGCGGTCGTGGGCAAGGGCGAACCGGGGGGGTGTGTTGGCGGGGGTGATCTGCAGCCGTGGGGCGTCTTTCCGCGGACCTCTCACGCCCAGGCCAGCCGCGACCGATGCGCCCAGTAGGCCTCGGCAGGCTCGGTCAGCTCGGCCAGCCGGTTGAGTTGGTCGAGATTGAGGCGCAGGTCTGCCGCCGTGAGATGGCCGGTGAGTTGCTCGACTGTGGCGGCTGATGAGAGCACCCCGTCCGCCCAGGGCTGCGCGAGGACTGCCGCGAGCGCCACGGCATCGCAGGAGACGTGCGTCTCTCGTGCGGACACGCGCAGCGCGGCCGCAACCGGCCCTAACGGAGGTCGGAGCCGGGGCGGAGTGCTGGGCCGACGATGCGGCAGGCGTCACGGCAGCGACGGTAGGCAGGACTGCCGAACGAGGTCCCAGACCTCTTCGGGACTCTCGCGGGTGAGGGCGGCGGCTGCCAGGGAGGTGCAGGTGCCGAGGCTGAGGCGGCGGATGCGGGCGCGGACTTCGTCGAGCGCGGCGGGGGCAACGGAGAGGATGTCGCAGCCGAGGCCGATGAGCAGGGGGGTGACGAGGGGGTGTGCGGCGGCGTCACCGCAGACGGAGACCTGACGGTGGTGGCGGTGTGCGGCGGTGACGACCTGGGCGATGGCGTGCAGGACGGCGGGGTGTGCGGCCATGGCCGGGGTGGCGGCGGGGTCGCGTCGGTCGATGCCCAGGATCTGGCTGGTGAGGTCGTTGCTGCCGATGGAGATGAAGGCCGATTCGCGGGCGAGTTCATCCGCCGCGGCGACGGCTTCGGGAAGTTCGACCATGATGCCCAGCGGGGGTGCGCTGACGCCGAGTTCGGTGGCCGCGGTATCGAGAAGGGCGCGGCAGGCGCGCAGTTCATCGATGCTCGCGACCATGGGGATCATGATGCGCAGGTCGGTGTCGGCTCCGGCGCTGAGCAGACTGCGGAACTGGTCGGCGAAGGCGTCGGGTTGGGCGAGCATCAGAGGCAGGCCGCGGCCGATCCGCTCGCCCTCGCGGCCCTGGGCGAGGAACGGCGGCAGTTTGTCGTCGGCGAAGTCCAGGGTTCGGGCGGTGACGGTCTGTCCTTGCAGGGCGCGCAGGACGGGGACGAGCGCGGCCGCATGCTGACTGCGGGTGGGCCAGGCGGCGTGGTTGAGGAAGGGCAGCTCGGTGCGGAGCAGACCGACCCCGTCGGCACCGGCGGTCAGGACTGCCCGGGCCTCGGCCGGCGAGGCCACGTTGGCCCGAAGAACGACGTCGTGCTCGTCCAGTGTCTTCGCCGGCAGGTGGCGCTCCTCCGCGAGCGCGAGCCTGCGAATCCGGGCAGCGTCGATCGCGTCAAGAGCGGTGGCACGTTCGCCGTCGTCGGGATGGACGACTGCGGTGGCCCGGTCGGTGTCGAGGAGGATTTCCTGCCCGTCGGGCAACTCAAGCAGCTGCGGGTCGACAGCGAGCAGGAGAGGAATGCCCTGCGAGCGGGCGACGATCGCAGCGTGGGAGTTCGGGCCGCCGGTGACGGAAATGGCGCCGGTCACTGTCTGGCCGGGTTCCAGCAGGTCTGCCGCGCCGATCTCCTGGGCCACCAGAACGAGGGGCTTATCGGGTGCCGGACCGGAGTCGCCGTACAGGTGGGCCAGGACACGACGGCCGACCTGCCGGACGTCGGCCGCACGGTCGGCGAGGGTCTGGTCATCCAGGGCGGCGATGATTCCGGCGTAGGCGTCGATGGCCTGCCTCACGGCGACGGCCACCGGCTGGCCTTCGGCCGCTCGCTTGACTGCCTGATCGCGCAGGTCCGGATCCTGTGCGATGTAGCAGTTGACCTCCATGATGTCGGCCTGTTCGTCCTTGTCCTGTTCGCGCAGGGAGGTGGACAGGTCGAGCAGGCGGGCGGCGACGGCGTCGAACGCGTCGGTGATCTGCTGCGCGCCGTCGCCGCTGGTGCGCTGGGGCAGCGAGCTGCGGATGGCGGGGCGGTCGGTGCGGCGCAGGAAGCCCAGGGCTGTACCGGCTGCGGCGGTACGCCCTTCATAGGTGCGGCGGTCGGTCATCGGGCTGCCGCCGTCTCCGCGAGGGCGCGGAAGACCAGGGCGGTGGAGGCGGTCCCGGGGTCGGGGTGGCCGATACTGCGGGCGCCGAGGTAGGAGGCGCGGCCCTTGCGGGCCTGCATCGGGGTGGTGGCGCGCATGCCTTCTTCGGCGGCGTTGGCTGCGGCGAGGGCGGCCGCGGCGAGGCCGGCTCCGGCGTCGGCCTGCTGCTGGAACGCGGCCAGCGCGGGCGTGTAGGCGTCGATCATGGTCTTGTCGCCCGGTGCGGCCGCTCCGAGCTTCTTGATGCTTTCCAGGCCGGCGGCGAGTGCGGCAGCGAATTCCTGGGTCGTGACTGTGGGGGCATCCAGAGTCTTGCCGATGGCACGGAAGGCACCCCCGTACAGCGGACCGGAGGCGCCCCCGACGCTGGAGATGAGGGTGGTGCCGGTCTTGACCAGCAGGGCGCCGACGGTGTCCGGCTCGATGCCGTCCAGGGCCGTGGTGGCG
This portion of the Streptomyces sp. NBC_01750 genome encodes:
- the gap gene encoding type I glyceraldehyde-3-phosphate dehydrogenase; its protein translation is MTRIAINGFGRIGRNVLRALLERDSPLEIVAVNDLTEPATLARLLAYDSTAGRLGRPVTVDGNALVVDGRRITVLAEREPAQLPWAELGVDIVLEATGRFTSAKAARAHLDAGARKVLVSAPSDGADVTLAFGVNTDAYDPGLHTVVSNASCTTNALAPLAAVLDELAGIEHGFMTTVHAYTQEQNLQDGPHRDPRRARAAGVNIVPTTTGAAKAIGLVLPNLDGKLSGDSIRVPVPVGSIVELNTTVARDVTRDDVLAAYRSAAEGPLAGVLEYSDAPLVSSDITGNPASSIFDSALTRVEGRHVKVVAWYDNEWGFSNRVIDTLELLATH
- a CDS encoding GlxA family transcriptional regulator, translated to MPASPLHRVAVLVLEGAKPLDVGIPAQVFTTRASMPYEVRLCGATPGLVTGGDGLSYSVAHGVDALAWADIVFVPGYRHPDRDDPPQRVVDALIAAHDRGARLAAISTGAFALAATGLLDGRRATTHWHYTRALMARHPLVQVDENVLFVDEGSVLTSAGAASGIDLCLHILRGDLGVAASNHAARRLVAAPYRSGGQAQYVPGSVPEPLGERFGTTREWVLHHLGEPLTLDVLARQAGVSPRTFSRRFVEETGYTPMQWVTRARIDLARELLERSELGVEQIAADVGLGTGANLRLHFQRILGTTPSEYRRTFTRGE
- the glpX gene encoding class II fructose-bisphosphatase translates to MAAQNSELPATPEAGPEKPDRNLALELVRVTEAAAMAAGRWVGRSDKNGVDGAAVKAMRTFLRTVSMNGVVVIGEGEKDQAPMLFNGERIGDGTGAECDVAVDPVDGTTLTAKGMNNAVSVLAVAERGTMFDPSAVFYMDKLVAGPQAAAYVDITAPPAVNIRRVAKAKGSAVEDITVVILDRPRHETLVEEVREAGARIKLISDGDVAGAIMAAREDTGMDLMLGVGGTPEGIIAACAMKCLGGVIQARLWPKDDQERNKALEAGRDLDRVLTTNDLVSGENVFFAATGITDGELLRGVRYEAERATTCSLVMRSKSGTIRQMESIYQLSRLPA
- a CDS encoding phosphoenolpyruvate--protein phosphotransferase, with translation MTDRRTYEGRTAAAGTALGFLRRTDRPAIRSSLPQRTSGDGAQQITDAFDAVAARLLDLSTSLREQDKDEQADIMEVNCYIAQDPDLRDQAVKRAAEGQPVAVAVRQAIDAYAGIIAALDDQTLADRAADVRQVGRRVLAHLYGDSGPAPDKPLVLVAQEIGAADLLEPGQTVTGAISVTGGPNSHAAIVARSQGIPLLLAVDPQLLELPDGQEILLDTDRATAVVHPDDGERATALDAIDAARIRRLALAEERHLPAKTLDEHDVVLRANVASPAEARAVLTAGADGVGLLRTELPFLNHAAWPTRSQHAAALVPVLRALQGQTVTARTLDFADDKLPPFLAQGREGERIGRGLPLMLAQPDAFADQFRSLLSAGADTDLRIMIPMVASIDELRACRALLDTAATELGVSAPPLGIMVELPEAVAAADELARESAFISIGSNDLTSQILGIDRRDPAATPAMAAHPAVLHAIAQVVTAAHRHHRQVSVCGDAAAHPLVTPLLIGLGCDILSVAPAALDEVRARIRRLSLGTCTSLAAAALTRESPEEVWDLVRQSCLPSLP
- the dhaL gene encoding dihydroxyacetone kinase subunit DhaL; the encoded protein is MNGDSVDIDLARAWVQAIATAVDQHKDHLTRLDSAIGDADHGVNMHRGFSAATTALDGIEPDTVGALLVKTGTTLISSVGGASGPLYGGAFRAIGKTLDAPTVTTQEFAAALAAGLESIKKLGAAAPGDKTMIDAYTPALAAFQQQADAGAGLAAAALAAANAAEEGMRATTPMQARKGRASYLGARSIGHPDPGTASTALVFRALAETAAAR